One part of the Pandoraea faecigallinarum genome encodes these proteins:
- a CDS encoding IclR family transcriptional regulator: MPTKSVEIAPKAPKSKAKASVSPALEKDVGNAPPLGTQSIHRAVTVLREVAAHGMKGLRLSDIADALGLERPTAHRIVKGLVAQGMLMQNAESRHYHLGHVVYELGLAASPHFSLRELCQPTLQTLADKSGDSVFLMVRSGLDAVCIDLLEGGYPIQTRTLEIGGRRPLGVGAGSLALLISLPDDERARVMSTNAGRLATFGNFTQARLEKAIAASTQAGYAINEEDVLPGVSAIGMSIRPRQGTPYAAISIAAIESRLSGARRIEMAKLLQKEVRALEKKLEAEALHWE, from the coding sequence GTGCCCACGAAAAGCGTCGAAATTGCGCCCAAGGCGCCCAAGTCAAAAGCCAAGGCGAGCGTCTCTCCCGCGCTGGAAAAAGATGTTGGCAACGCTCCGCCGCTCGGCACGCAAAGTATCCACCGCGCCGTGACCGTGCTGCGCGAGGTCGCCGCCCATGGCATGAAAGGCCTGCGCCTGTCCGACATTGCGGACGCCCTGGGGCTGGAACGCCCGACCGCCCACCGCATTGTCAAAGGGCTCGTGGCGCAAGGCATGCTGATGCAAAATGCCGAGTCCCGGCACTATCACCTCGGTCATGTCGTGTATGAACTCGGGCTCGCGGCTTCCCCCCATTTCAGCTTGCGCGAGCTTTGCCAGCCGACGCTGCAAACGCTGGCCGACAAGTCGGGCGACTCCGTCTTCCTGATGGTGCGCAGCGGCCTGGACGCCGTCTGCATCGACCTGCTCGAAGGTGGCTACCCCATTCAGACCCGTACGCTGGAGATCGGTGGACGCCGCCCGCTCGGCGTCGGTGCCGGCAGTCTGGCGCTGCTCATCTCGTTGCCGGACGACGAACGCGCACGCGTGATGTCGACCAACGCCGGGCGCCTCGCCACCTTCGGTAATTTCACGCAGGCGCGATTGGAAAAGGCGATTGCCGCCTCGACGCAGGCAGGCTACGCGATCAACGAGGAAGATGTGCTGCCCGGCGTCTCGGCCATCGGCATGTCGATCCGGCCGCGCCAGGGCACGCCGTACGCCGCGATCAGTATCGCTGCCATCGAGTCCCGGCTCTCCGGCGCCCGGCGCATCGAAATGGCCAAGCTGCTGCAAAAGGAAGTGCGCGCCCTCGAGAAGAAACTTGAAGCCGAAGCGCTGCACTGGGAATAA
- a CDS encoding ABC transporter ATP-binding protein has protein sequence MAALLEARNLTTMLRGKHGVVTAVDNVSLRVEAGRSLALVGESGSGKSMTCNTLLGLLPSNGRVVQGEVRYKGRDLTQLSHAEMARIRGREIGMILQDAMTSLNPLLTIGDQVAEIFRVHQGIRDKVELRRLCVDALERVKIPAALERLDSYPFQFSGGMRQRVSIAINIALSPELLICDEPTTALDVTVQLQILKLLRELQQQRNMALIFVTHDLHLASQFCDDVAIMYGGRIVESGPIADVFARPAHPYTAGLLRAVPSLGRYEKRLEAIPGQQPGLTEWPRGCRFAPRCPLATQQCGETYPDWFEWQGGARRSACWEAMTLWSQPAAPRAHDHQGRRDPTGAPVDIDGEARVRREVA, from the coding sequence ATGGCAGCGCTTCTCGAAGCCAGGAATCTCACGACGATGCTGCGCGGCAAGCACGGCGTCGTGACGGCGGTGGACAACGTGAGTCTGCGCGTCGAAGCGGGGCGCTCGCTGGCGCTCGTCGGCGAATCGGGTTCCGGCAAGAGCATGACATGCAACACGCTGCTCGGGCTGCTGCCGTCGAACGGCCGTGTCGTGCAAGGCGAAGTGCGCTACAAGGGGCGCGATCTGACACAGCTCTCGCATGCGGAGATGGCCAGAATTCGCGGCCGCGAGATCGGCATGATTCTGCAAGACGCCATGACCTCGCTGAACCCCTTGCTGACCATCGGCGATCAGGTCGCCGAGATCTTCCGCGTGCATCAGGGCATTCGCGACAAGGTCGAACTGCGCCGGCTTTGCGTCGATGCGCTCGAACGTGTGAAGATTCCCGCCGCGCTGGAACGTCTGGACAGCTACCCGTTCCAGTTCAGCGGCGGCATGCGTCAGCGTGTGTCGATCGCCATCAATATCGCCCTCTCGCCGGAGTTGCTCATCTGCGACGAGCCGACGACCGCGCTCGACGTCACCGTGCAATTGCAGATCCTCAAGCTGCTGCGCGAGCTTCAGCAGCAGCGCAACATGGCGCTGATCTTCGTCACCCACGATTTACATCTGGCGTCGCAGTTCTGCGACGACGTCGCCATCATGTATGGCGGACGCATCGTGGAGTCGGGCCCGATCGCCGACGTGTTTGCGCGCCCGGCACACCCATACACGGCCGGTCTGCTGCGCGCCGTGCCATCGCTGGGGCGGTACGAGAAGCGTCTCGAAGCGATTCCGGGACAACAACCGGGACTCACCGAATGGCCGCGAGGTTGCCGGTTCGCGCCGCGCTGCCCGCTCGCGACGCAGCAGTGCGGCGAGACCTATCCCGACTGGTTCGAATGGCAAGGTGGGGCCCGCCGCAGCGCGTGCTGGGAGGCGATGACCCTATGGTCGCAGCCGGCGGCGCCGCGTGCTCACGACCATCAGGGCCGTCGCGACCCTACCGGCGCCCCGGTGGACATCGACGGCGAAGCGCGAGTGCGCAGGGAGGTGGCGTAA
- a CDS encoding acyl-CoA dehydrogenase family protein — protein sequence MNFAETPSLSRQGNPDVLAALESVVQSRFPAREREYHDAAAMPFENLQDLFELGLLTATVRKEHGGLGSNVMSADPATFLQAMRRVARVSPGTAHCMQVQNHVAWALDELGTDAQRERFVKPMTQKMSVSSFVGSEAGRKHMYVLKTTAKKVEGGYIVNGNKNYATNGYENGVAIVFATIEGETEYFKSHLMVIVEPGMEGLSINHDWYRPTGMRVCPSPEIYLNDVFIDELHVLGEPGVYPRGRWQGRFHLGFTANYLGMIEGAYEWVRQSLVERGRGKDPFVQLRMGEAKTQLHGAQVVFENAIDAWRAGDVQRAELISMQAKSICAHAALEMSHTLIMLAGSTALFDEFPLARLIRDLNTHILHVGHDKTAQIVGAAELGESFDSTLQR from the coding sequence ATGAATTTTGCGGAAACCCCTTCGTTGTCCAGGCAGGGCAACCCCGATGTGCTGGCGGCGCTGGAATCGGTCGTGCAAAGCCGTTTCCCGGCGCGTGAGCGCGAATATCACGACGCGGCGGCCATGCCGTTCGAGAACTTGCAGGATCTGTTCGAACTCGGCCTGCTGACCGCCACCGTGCGCAAGGAGCACGGGGGCCTGGGCAGCAACGTGATGTCGGCGGATCCGGCCACGTTCCTGCAAGCGATGCGACGCGTCGCGCGCGTGTCGCCGGGCACCGCGCACTGCATGCAGGTGCAGAACCATGTGGCGTGGGCGCTCGACGAACTCGGCACGGACGCGCAGCGCGAGCGCTTTGTCAAGCCGATGACGCAGAAGATGAGTGTGTCGTCGTTCGTCGGCAGCGAGGCAGGGCGCAAGCACATGTATGTGCTGAAAACCACTGCGAAGAAGGTCGAAGGCGGCTACATCGTCAACGGCAACAAGAACTATGCGACCAACGGTTACGAGAACGGCGTCGCCATCGTGTTCGCGACCATCGAGGGCGAGACCGAGTACTTCAAGTCCCACTTGATGGTCATCGTCGAGCCGGGCATGGAAGGACTCAGCATCAATCATGACTGGTATCGCCCGACCGGCATGCGCGTGTGCCCGAGCCCGGAAATCTATCTCAACGATGTTTTCATCGACGAACTGCACGTGCTGGGCGAGCCGGGCGTGTACCCGCGCGGGCGCTGGCAGGGACGTTTCCATCTGGGTTTCACGGCGAACTATCTCGGCATGATCGAGGGCGCCTACGAGTGGGTACGTCAGAGCCTTGTCGAGCGCGGCCGTGGCAAGGATCCGTTCGTGCAGCTGCGCATGGGCGAAGCCAAGACGCAACTGCACGGTGCACAGGTCGTGTTCGAGAACGCCATCGACGCCTGGCGTGCGGGCGACGTACAGCGTGCCGAGCTGATCTCCATGCAGGCGAAGTCGATCTGCGCGCATGCCGCGCTGGAGATGTCGCACACGCTCATCATGCTGGCCGGCTCGACAGCGCTGTTCGATGAATTCCCGCTGGCCCGCCTGATTCGGGATCTGAACACGCACATCCTGCACGTGGGGCACGACAAAACTGCGCAGATCGTGGGTGCCGCCGAACTCGGCGAGTCCTTCGATTCGACGTTGCAGCGCTGA
- a CDS encoding MaoC/PaaZ C-terminal domain-containing protein: MNGMHLLQARVGDTFALSIPAVTTTQLVRYAGASDDYNRIHYDHAYAQEAGLGGVIAHGMLTMGFMGRAVSDWAGPAAAIVDIEARFNAPVRPGDVVMVVGTVADCAPGSDGRRRLRCEIVARVGEKTVASGAAVVAAPRTH, translated from the coding sequence ATGAACGGGATGCATCTTTTGCAGGCGCGGGTGGGCGACACCTTCGCGCTGTCGATACCGGCCGTGACGACCACGCAACTCGTGCGTTATGCGGGCGCGTCGGACGACTACAACCGTATCCATTACGACCACGCCTACGCCCAGGAGGCGGGTCTGGGCGGCGTGATCGCGCACGGCATGCTGACCATGGGATTCATGGGACGCGCGGTATCCGACTGGGCCGGGCCGGCGGCGGCCATCGTCGATATCGAGGCGCGATTCAATGCGCCGGTGCGCCCGGGCGACGTCGTCATGGTGGTCGGCACGGTGGCGGACTGTGCGCCGGGCAGCGACGGGCGCCGGCGTCTGCGCTGCGAAATCGTGGCGCGTGTCGGCGAAAAGACGGTCGCGAGCGGGGCAGCCGTGGTAGCGGCGCCGCGCACGCACTGA
- a CDS encoding ABC transporter permease, with amino-acid sequence MHELTPLDLQQRPAERSVPAPPTRARRGIWRDVQLWVCMALALALIAVALAPQWFAPYDPNAISLSDILKPPSAAHWFGTDQLGRDLLSRVVWGSRISLYVAFCAVLIAGIFGSLFGIAAGYLGGWVDAVAMRVADIQLALPAVILALVLVGAIGFSVFNLVIVLSLANWARFARVTRSEALSLRSRDFVLLAKLAGASRFRVMFAHIVPNVVNTFIVLATLDIGTIIILEATLSFLGLGVQPPTPSWGAMIADGRGYLETAWWICGIPGMVLMVTVLLANQLGDALRDRLSPTMSRGW; translated from the coding sequence ATGCATGAGCTCACCCCTCTCGACTTACAACAGCGCCCGGCGGAACGCAGCGTACCGGCGCCGCCCACGCGCGCGCGCCGGGGAATCTGGCGCGACGTTCAGCTTTGGGTTTGCATGGCGCTCGCGCTGGCACTGATCGCCGTTGCGCTCGCACCGCAGTGGTTCGCGCCCTACGACCCGAACGCGATTTCGCTGAGCGACATTCTCAAGCCGCCGTCTGCCGCCCATTGGTTCGGCACGGATCAGCTGGGACGCGATCTGCTCTCCCGGGTGGTCTGGGGGTCGCGGATTTCGTTGTACGTGGCGTTTTGCGCGGTGCTGATCGCGGGCATCTTCGGCAGCCTGTTCGGTATCGCCGCCGGCTATCTCGGCGGATGGGTCGATGCCGTGGCGATGCGCGTGGCCGATATTCAACTGGCGCTGCCGGCGGTCATTCTTGCGCTGGTACTGGTCGGTGCCATCGGCTTTAGCGTGTTCAATCTCGTGATCGTCCTGAGTCTGGCGAACTGGGCACGTTTCGCACGCGTGACGCGCTCCGAAGCGCTGTCGCTGCGCTCGCGCGACTTCGTGCTGCTCGCGAAGCTCGCCGGAGCGTCGCGCTTTCGCGTGATGTTCGCCCATATCGTGCCGAACGTCGTGAACACGTTCATCGTGCTCGCCACGCTCGACATCGGCACCATCATCATCCTCGAAGCCACGCTGTCGTTCCTCGGTCTGGGTGTTCAGCCGCCCACGCCTTCATGGGGCGCCATGATCGCCGACGGACGGGGATACCTCGAAACCGCGTGGTGGATCTGCGGCATTCCGGGCATGGTGCTGATGGTGACCGTGCTGTTGGCGAACCAGCTTGGGGACGCGCTGCGCGACCGGCTGAGCCCGACGATGTCGAGGGGGTGGTAA
- a CDS encoding acyl-CoA dehydrogenase family protein, producing MDFQLTESQRELIDATEKLCRQLLPLAKEAHEAETKGDFAPLQRLRRQMAEAGLLALNMPQEYGGVGLPLLETLLLIQTIQRVDSTLGGLAHRTSTGAIGAVLELGTDAQKSRFVSGVARGEIGVSIGITEPDAGSAATAMKTRARIEGDDVIINGQKIFISAAKGHHYTMLYCRFGNTGRASDIGAIMVPHDAPGFSCSGGTLNMAGERQYELYFDDCRVPKANILAESHAFAKLISVYNVERLGSISRMLGSAQAAFEFALQYVQERRQFGRELADFQGLQWMLADMKVKLEAAQMLTYRAASNTASGLPSPLETSVAKVYVAQAAKEICDDAIQLLGGYGYMAEYPVERLYREVRGGSIYGGTLQIHKNMIAGHLLGRKNSQWAPRSGESGE from the coding sequence ATGGATTTTCAGCTTACCGAATCGCAGCGCGAATTGATCGATGCGACCGAAAAATTGTGTCGTCAGTTGCTGCCGCTTGCGAAGGAGGCCCACGAGGCCGAAACGAAGGGTGATTTCGCACCGCTGCAACGCCTTCGCCGGCAAATGGCCGAAGCCGGCCTGCTGGCGCTGAACATGCCGCAGGAATACGGCGGCGTCGGCCTGCCGCTACTGGAGACGCTGCTGCTGATCCAGACCATTCAGCGTGTTGACTCCACGCTGGGTGGTCTGGCGCATCGCACGTCGACGGGCGCGATCGGCGCCGTGCTCGAACTCGGCACCGACGCGCAGAAGTCACGCTTCGTGAGCGGGGTGGCGCGCGGCGAAATCGGCGTGTCGATCGGCATTACCGAGCCGGATGCCGGTTCGGCGGCCACTGCGATGAAGACGCGTGCGCGCATCGAGGGTGACGACGTCATCATCAACGGTCAGAAGATCTTCATCAGTGCGGCCAAGGGACATCACTACACCATGCTGTATTGCCGCTTCGGCAACACGGGGCGGGCGAGCGACATCGGCGCGATCATGGTGCCGCATGACGCGCCCGGATTCTCGTGCAGCGGCGGCACGCTGAACATGGCGGGCGAGCGGCAATATGAGCTTTACTTCGACGACTGCCGCGTGCCGAAGGCAAACATTCTCGCCGAGAGCCACGCCTTCGCGAAACTCATCAGCGTGTACAACGTGGAGCGCCTGGGCAGCATTTCACGCATGCTCGGCTCGGCGCAGGCTGCGTTCGAGTTCGCATTGCAGTACGTACAGGAACGCCGCCAGTTCGGGCGCGAACTCGCGGATTTCCAGGGGTTGCAATGGATGCTGGCCGACATGAAGGTCAAGCTCGAAGCGGCGCAGATGCTGACCTACCGGGCGGCCTCGAACACGGCGAGCGGGCTGCCATCGCCGCTCGAGACGTCAGTCGCGAAGGTCTACGTCGCGCAAGCCGCCAAGGAGATTTGCGACGACGCAATCCAGTTGCTCGGCGGCTATGGCTACATGGCGGAGTACCCCGTCGAGCGTCTGTATCGCGAGGTGCGCGGTGGCTCGATCTACGGCGGCACGTTGCAAATCCACAAGAACATGATCGCGGGTCACCTGCTGGGCCGGAAGAATAGCCAGTGGGCGCCCCGATCCGGGGAGTCCGGCGAATGA
- a CDS encoding ABC transporter permease, translating to MIRYLTRRVAQSLMTVLLVTLVIFLIVRLIGDPTHLMLPPEATEADRALLRHQMGLDRPVAVQYGSYLLHLLQGQLGMSYRFSRPALDVVLGALGPTLLLTSSALGLGILVGVPLGAIAAVRRGGAVDQCAKLFAVLGQAAPPFLFSLLFIRLFSIQLSWFPTNGYGTFWHLVMPAVALGWYSAAGIMRLTRSSMSEVLDTEYIKFARIKGVPERTIIFRHALRNALLPMITFTALQFGILMGGAVSVEFIFSWPGIGRLILDSISNLDYTVVQAAVTVGALIFTLLNLAVDVLYAYVDPRIRYA from the coding sequence ATGATCCGCTATCTGACGCGCCGCGTGGCGCAATCGCTGATGACGGTGTTGCTCGTCACCCTCGTGATTTTCCTGATCGTGCGGCTGATCGGCGACCCGACGCACCTGATGCTTCCGCCCGAGGCAACGGAGGCCGACCGCGCGCTGCTGCGCCACCAGATGGGGCTGGACCGCCCGGTCGCGGTGCAGTACGGCAGCTACCTGCTGCATCTGCTGCAAGGGCAGCTCGGCATGTCGTACCGGTTCTCCCGGCCCGCGCTCGACGTCGTGCTGGGCGCCCTCGGACCGACGCTGCTGCTCACGAGTTCGGCGCTCGGACTCGGCATTCTCGTGGGCGTGCCGCTCGGTGCGATTGCCGCCGTGCGCCGTGGCGGCGCCGTCGACCAGTGCGCGAAGCTCTTCGCGGTGCTGGGACAGGCCGCCCCGCCGTTCCTGTTCAGCCTGCTCTTCATCCGCTTGTTCTCGATCCAGTTGTCGTGGTTCCCGACCAATGGCTACGGCACGTTCTGGCATCTGGTGATGCCGGCCGTTGCGCTGGGCTGGTATTCGGCGGCAGGGATCATGCGGCTCACCCGCTCCAGCATGTCCGAAGTGCTGGATACGGAATACATCAAGTTCGCGCGCATCAAGGGCGTGCCCGAGCGCACGATCATCTTCCGGCACGCGCTGCGCAATGCACTGCTGCCGATGATTACCTTCACCGCGTTGCAGTTCGGCATTCTGATGGGCGGGGCAGTGTCGGTCGAATTCATCTTCTCGTGGCCGGGCATCGGTCGCCTGATTCTCGATTCGATCTCCAATCTCGACTACACGGTCGTGCAGGCGGCCGTCACCGTCGGCGCGCTGATTTTCACCTTGCTCAACCTGGCGGTGGATGTGCTCTACGCCTACGTCGACCCGAGGATTCGCTATGCATGA
- a CDS encoding flavin reductase family protein gives MNTTFDASHFRHALGRFATGVTIVTTTMPDGTPVGLTANSFNSVSLSPPLVLWSINKRSRSLEVFETSGRFAINVLCADQMPLAARFASPVPDRFEGVEWRAGRGGMPIFDGCVAWFECTLAFKYEGGDHFIFVGEVMDLHHCDRVPLLYAGGAYGVPTPHPDLALG, from the coding sequence GTGAATACGACGTTCGATGCCAGCCATTTTCGTCACGCACTGGGGCGTTTCGCTACTGGTGTGACCATCGTGACGACCACCATGCCCGACGGAACGCCAGTGGGCCTGACGGCGAACTCATTCAATTCGGTGTCGCTCTCGCCGCCGCTGGTGCTGTGGAGCATCAACAAGCGCTCGCGCAGTCTCGAAGTCTTCGAGACGTCGGGACGCTTTGCGATCAACGTGTTATGCGCGGATCAGATGCCGCTCGCCGCGCGTTTCGCGTCGCCCGTGCCGGACCGCTTCGAAGGGGTGGAGTGGCGCGCGGGCCGGGGCGGCATGCCGATTTTCGACGGCTGCGTGGCGTGGTTCGAATGCACGCTGGCGTTCAAATACGAAGGGGGAGACCACTTCATCTTCGTTGGCGAGGTGATGGACCTGCACCATTGCGACCGGGTGCCGCTGCTCTACGCGGGCGGGGCTTACGGCGTGCCCACGCCGCACCCGGACCTTGCGCTGGGGTGA
- a CDS encoding ABC transporter ATP-binding protein: MAQPYLRVRNLRKTYDVRRGLLGRARPLHAVAGVTFDVAPGATFGLVGESGSGKSTIAKMLMLAEPATSGEVTVDGQDVQQLSASAREQFHRMLQPVLQDPYSALNPRMRIGRIIDEPLRIHRTLDDSGRARRVAELLRLVGLPDAAARKFPHELSGGQRQRVAIARALSLSPRCMILDEPVSALDVSIQAQILNLLKDLQGTFDLTYLLISHDLAVVAYMSQRIGVLYLGEFMEVADTSTLMGGARHPYTQALIASVDARGSSEGGQAVAGEIPSPMNPPSGCPFHPRCPHAAARCREEKPVAREIAPRHWVTCHFAETIPVATANTAAHAIGPKAIETAKTSASEAQAVPFQEAT; encoded by the coding sequence ATGGCCCAACCGTATCTTCGCGTGCGCAATCTGCGCAAGACATACGACGTGCGTCGCGGGCTGCTGGGCCGGGCGCGGCCGTTGCATGCCGTGGCGGGGGTGACGTTCGACGTGGCACCGGGCGCGACTTTCGGCCTGGTAGGCGAGTCCGGCTCCGGCAAGAGCACCATCGCCAAGATGCTGATGTTGGCCGAACCGGCCACGAGCGGCGAGGTAACGGTGGACGGGCAGGATGTCCAGCAGTTGAGCGCGTCGGCCCGCGAGCAGTTTCACCGGATGCTGCAACCCGTGCTGCAAGACCCGTACAGCGCGCTCAATCCTCGCATGCGTATCGGCCGGATCATCGACGAGCCCCTGCGTATTCACCGCACTCTCGACGACTCGGGACGCGCCCGGCGCGTCGCAGAACTCCTTCGGCTCGTCGGCCTGCCGGACGCGGCGGCGCGCAAGTTCCCGCACGAGCTGTCGGGAGGCCAGCGCCAGCGCGTGGCGATCGCACGCGCGCTCAGTCTGAGTCCGCGCTGCATGATTCTCGATGAGCCGGTCTCGGCGCTCGACGTGTCCATTCAGGCACAAATCCTGAATCTGCTCAAGGACTTGCAAGGCACGTTCGATCTTACGTACCTGCTGATCTCGCACGATCTCGCAGTGGTGGCGTACATGAGCCAGCGCATCGGGGTGCTGTATCTCGGCGAGTTCATGGAGGTAGCCGACACCTCGACCCTGATGGGCGGCGCACGTCACCCGTACACGCAGGCGCTGATCGCCTCGGTGGACGCTCGCGGCAGCAGCGAGGGCGGGCAGGCCGTTGCGGGCGAGATTCCGTCGCCGATGAATCCCCCGTCGGGATGCCCATTCCATCCGCGTTGCCCGCATGCGGCAGCACGGTGTCGTGAAGAAAAACCGGTGGCCCGGGAGATTGCGCCGCGCCACTGGGTGACATGTCATTTCGCGGAGACGATTCCCGTTGCGACAGCGAACACCGCTGCGCACGCCATCGGCCCGAAAGCGATAGAAACCGCCAAGACTTCCGCTTCGGAGGCACAGGCGGTCCCCTTTCAGGAGGCAACATGA
- a CDS encoding thiolase family protein — MKISALADRDPVIVDVVRTPVGRRNGALRQWHAAALLAQVLSALLARNGVPAGDVDDVVAGCATQVGEQAGNVARTALLMADFPVTVPGTTVQRACGSSQQAIHFADNLIRSGTCDVVIASGVELMSTTQGGNDDTRYGRRYPESLVERFSMPSMGIAAERIAAHWKLERPYLDELALRSHTLSAAAHDAGRFARQLLPVMGADAQALTRDEGVRRDTSLEKLATLKASFREDGRITAGNASQVSDGAAAVLMMTAARAREYGLRARAILRSQLVVGVDPAMMLTGPIPATQRILARSGLALEDIDLFEINEAFASVLGAWLAEIKPDLARVNVNGGSIAVGHPLGSTGARLMAGLVDELELRGGLYGLQSMCCGGGLGTATIVERVE, encoded by the coding sequence ATGAAGATCTCTGCGCTGGCCGACCGCGATCCGGTCATCGTCGACGTGGTGCGCACGCCGGTTGGGCGTCGCAACGGCGCTCTCAGGCAGTGGCATGCCGCGGCGCTGCTCGCTCAGGTATTGAGCGCGCTGCTCGCGCGCAACGGCGTGCCGGCAGGCGACGTCGACGACGTTGTCGCGGGCTGCGCCACGCAGGTAGGCGAGCAGGCGGGCAACGTCGCACGCACCGCGCTGCTCATGGCGGATTTCCCGGTCACCGTGCCGGGCACGACGGTGCAGCGTGCCTGCGGATCGTCGCAGCAGGCGATCCACTTCGCCGACAACCTGATTCGCAGCGGCACTTGCGACGTGGTGATTGCGTCGGGTGTCGAGTTGATGTCGACGACGCAGGGCGGCAACGACGACACGCGCTACGGACGGCGTTATCCCGAATCGCTGGTCGAGCGTTTCTCGATGCCGTCGATGGGAATTGCCGCCGAACGCATCGCGGCGCACTGGAAGCTCGAACGTCCGTATCTGGACGAACTCGCCCTGCGCAGCCATACCCTCAGCGCGGCAGCGCACGATGCCGGCAGGTTCGCGCGTCAGCTTCTGCCCGTGATGGGTGCCGATGCCCAGGCACTGACCCGCGACGAAGGGGTGCGCCGCGATACCTCGCTGGAGAAACTGGCAACGCTCAAGGCCTCGTTTCGCGAGGACGGCCGGATCACGGCGGGCAATGCAAGCCAGGTCTCGGACGGCGCCGCGGCCGTGTTGATGATGACGGCGGCCAGGGCGCGCGAGTATGGGCTGCGTGCGCGCGCCATATTGCGTTCGCAACTCGTGGTCGGCGTCGATCCGGCGATGATGCTCACCGGACCGATTCCGGCCACGCAGCGGATTCTCGCGCGCAGTGGACTCGCCCTCGAAGATATCGATCTGTTCGAGATCAACGAGGCTTTCGCGTCGGTACTCGGTGCGTGGCTCGCGGAAATCAAACCGGATCTCGCGCGCGTGAACGTGAACGGCGGCTCGATTGCCGTGGGCCATCCGCTCGGATCGACGGGCGCGCGTCTGATGGCCGGCCTCGTCGACGAACTGGAGTTGCGCGGCGGCTTGTACGGGTTGCAGTCGATGTGCTGCGGCGGCGGACTGGGCACGGCGACCATTGTCGAGCGCGTCGAGTGA
- a CDS encoding FAS1-like dehydratase domain-containing protein: MSEIDRSLIGTSAPPFVVEVERGAIRKFADAIGDGNPLYRDAAFARRHGYEGIVAPPTFPTCFRAPADPPWIAALDRRRIVAGEMGFHYHRPIVAGMRFECRLQLVGVDEKTGARGAMSLLRQVMSGYLLGDDGVAQECVFTVRRTTVYRSAQQVASRSLA, translated from the coding sequence ATGAGCGAGATCGACCGTTCGCTGATTGGCACGAGCGCACCGCCGTTTGTGGTGGAAGTCGAGCGCGGCGCCATTCGCAAATTCGCCGATGCGATCGGCGACGGGAATCCACTGTACCGCGACGCGGCGTTCGCGCGCCGCCACGGTTACGAGGGCATCGTGGCACCGCCCACGTTTCCGACGTGCTTTCGCGCACCGGCAGACCCGCCATGGATTGCGGCGCTCGACCGGCGGCGCATCGTGGCGGGCGAGATGGGGTTTCATTACCACCGGCCCATCGTGGCCGGCATGCGCTTCGAATGCCGGCTCCAACTCGTCGGCGTCGACGAAAAGACCGGCGCACGGGGCGCGATGTCGCTGCTGCGTCAGGTGATGTCGGGGTATCTGTTGGGCGACGACGGTGTGGCGCAGGAATGCGTGTTTACCGTGCGACGCACCACCGTCTATCGATCGGCGCAGCAAGTCGCGTCGAGGAGTCTGGCATGA